From Halobacillus sp. Marseille-Q1614, the proteins below share one genomic window:
- a CDS encoding thermonuclease family protein: MPNDDFRDEIDVIYKRPLENGLLPGEVILLDWLSGKNFMKATFPLYFEYDYGIDAHRSAEKLINEDYLEQATIYESLPDFKVAELKEILKHHNLKISGKKAILVDRIKEEITLADLQHHIIDTTLKLTSKGEEVFNRYYYIVPAHKSSSKDGIYYPASAIRFVNQSNLTPSNSEISWGLYTRAKSRYERERNFGLLTIVLINMANQLYNEEDYESAHNYYLHAFILSTSGLHNGFIIDNPENISPMPTSKRLNQLNEILELNQNDLKWIFNKSWVELKNTLPHHALDAENCFNCLLAHIEDDEEKFRSLVIESYNIKPQINETGISTNEQGTDISNENFTSQKGKQPSNQNEKALPKKELVKNLIMSMHSDFIYMVEGGLYKSNEPSQYSAITHTGIFAYSYQKGKLIQLEQTHWKSVAHASIDFRAMSTLLTLNGKIYKIYSDSKKVLSTAEEKCNVKIEKKERKWYQKIVGFRTGKAWKMVTSILIYILLIGTSVDALSGENDDLTDETTTEDVMAETDTSPENSSNGDGADPNSEEELKAAEEKEAKEVEEQKEQEEKDKKEAEEQTQAEKERKEKEAEEKAQAEKDKEAKEKAEAEAAEKKKNETNATVTRVIDGDTIEVNMDGKTEDVRLLLIDTPETVHPSEPVQPYGPEASQFVKDTLSGEEVRVKVGSEERDNYGRLLAYVYIDGETIQEKLLEKGLARTAYLYNDLTMLDEFHAAQQKAIDSGNGVWSIEGYAHKDHDHGYHFEEESEPAPEPEPSPQPEPSEPSNNGLLYDPFGPDRDCGDFPDHASAQAFFEAAGGPANDPHDLNRDTDGIACDSLQ; encoded by the coding sequence ATGCCGAATGATGACTTTCGGGATGAAATAGACGTGATTTATAAGAGACCTTTAGAAAATGGATTATTACCAGGGGAAGTAATCCTTTTGGATTGGCTAAGTGGCAAAAACTTTATGAAAGCTACTTTTCCACTGTATTTTGAATATGATTATGGAATTGATGCTCACAGATCAGCAGAGAAGTTAATTAATGAAGACTACTTAGAACAAGCTACTATTTATGAATCACTTCCAGACTTCAAGGTTGCAGAGCTTAAAGAGATTTTAAAACACCACAACCTTAAAATTTCAGGAAAAAAAGCAATTCTTGTAGATCGCATAAAAGAGGAAATAACTTTGGCTGATCTTCAGCATCATATTATTGATACCACCTTGAAACTAACTTCTAAAGGTGAGGAAGTATTTAATAGGTACTATTATATTGTTCCTGCACACAAGTCCTCTTCTAAAGATGGTATTTATTATCCTGCTAGTGCAATTCGTTTTGTAAATCAGAGCAATCTTACTCCAAGTAACAGCGAGATTTCATGGGGTCTTTATACTCGTGCCAAAAGCAGATATGAGAGAGAGCGTAATTTTGGATTATTGACTATTGTCTTAATTAATATGGCCAATCAATTATACAATGAGGAAGATTATGAATCTGCACATAATTATTATCTTCATGCATTTATATTAAGCACTAGTGGTTTACACAATGGATTTATTATTGATAATCCAGAAAATATATCACCTATGCCCACAAGTAAGCGACTGAATCAATTAAATGAAATCTTAGAATTAAACCAAAATGACCTCAAATGGATATTCAATAAATCATGGGTTGAACTAAAGAACACCCTCCCCCACCACGCTCTAGATGCAGAAAACTGCTTCAATTGCTTGCTGGCACACATAGAGGACGATGAAGAGAAATTTAGGTCACTGGTAATAGAATCTTATAACATTAAACCTCAAATAAACGAAACAGGAATATCTACAAACGAGCAAGGCACAGACATTTCAAATGAAAATTTTACATCTCAAAAGGGAAAACAACCATCTAATCAGAATGAGAAAGCTTTACCTAAAAAAGAGTTGGTTAAAAATCTAATAATGAGTATGCACTCTGATTTTATTTATATGGTAGAGGGCGGATTATATAAATCAAATGAACCCAGTCAGTACTCTGCAATTACTCATACCGGAATATTTGCTTACTCCTATCAAAAGGGAAAACTAATACAACTTGAACAAACACATTGGAAATCAGTAGCTCATGCTTCGATTGATTTTAGAGCTATGAGTACTCTTCTAACGTTAAATGGAAAAATTTATAAGATATATAGCGATAGTAAAAAAGTATTAAGTACCGCCGAAGAAAAGTGCAATGTAAAAATTGAAAAAAAAGAAAGAAAATGGTACCAGAAAATTGTAGGGTTTAGAACCGGTAAAGCATGGAAAATGGTGACATCTATCCTTATCTATATCCTTTTGATCGGGACTAGTGTAGATGCTCTTTCTGGGGAAAATGATGATTTAACAGATGAAACTACTACAGAGGATGTGATGGCTGAGACAGACACATCACCTGAAAACTCTAGTAATGGCGATGGAGCAGACCCAAACAGTGAAGAAGAATTAAAGGCAGCCGAAGAAAAAGAAGCTAAAGAAGTTGAAGAACAAAAAGAGCAGGAAGAAAAAGATAAAAAAGAGGCTGAAGAACAGACTCAAGCAGAGAAAGAGCGTAAAGAAAAAGAAGCTGAAGAAAAGGCACAAGCTGAAAAAGATAAAGAAGCTAAAGAAAAGGCTGAAGCAGAAGCTGCTGAAAAAAAGAAAAATGAAACAAACGCTACAGTAACTCGAGTCATAGACGGAGACACAATTGAAGTGAACATGGATGGTAAAACAGAAGATGTCCGTCTCTTACTTATTGACACACCTGAAACGGTACACCCTTCTGAACCAGTTCAACCTTACGGACCTGAAGCATCTCAGTTTGTTAAGGATACTCTATCCGGAGAAGAAGTTAGAGTGAAAGTTGGAAGCGAAGAGCGTGACAATTACGGTCGATTACTAGCTTATGTATATATTGATGGTGAAACTATTCAAGAAAAATTGCTGGAAAAAGGATTGGCACGAACTGCTTACTTATACAACGACTTAACCATGCTTGATGAATTTCATGCAGCTCAACAGAAAGCAATCGACTCTGGCAATGGTGTCTGGTCAATTGAAGGTTATGCACATAAAGATCACGACCATGGTTACCACTTTGAGGAAGAATCGGAACCAGCGCCTGAACCGGAGCCATCTCCACAGCCTGAACCTTCAGAACCGTCTAATAACGGACTTCTTTATGATCCATTTGGACCTGATCGTGACTGTGGTGACTTCCCTGACCATGCTTCAGCACAAGCATTTTTTGAAGCTGCTGGTGGGCCAGCGAATGATCCTCATGATTTGAATAGGGATACTGATGGTATTGCTTGTGATAGTTTACAATAA